One window of bacterium genomic DNA carries:
- a CDS encoding NAD(P)-dependent oxidoreductase yields MGERLGFIGLGKMGLALSRALLADGHDVTGYDINPARGEMLKEAGGKPAASGREVAEHSDIVFSILLKPEHVEENTLGPRGIAAAAKKGLILVEMSTMYPTWQKELAKKLESRGIEMLDAPISGSHPKVDSRTISIMVGGKKEIFERVRPILDPLAVSVVHTGPSGTGATMKIVTNLFVNSSMALLAEMVLLGERAGLSEQTMMECLGAGSVRGAMLEQAAPRLFSRDFVPRGAVEIFVKDMGMAIDLASEHGFELQIVKAGRKMFQLAEAAGWGKDDAARVIEVYEGKAGNYS; encoded by the coding sequence ATGGGAGAGCGCCTGGGATTCATCGGGTTGGGAAAAATGGGGCTGGCCCTCTCGCGGGCGCTGCTCGCGGACGGCCACGATGTCACCGGCTACGACATCAATCCCGCGCGCGGGGAGATGCTGAAGGAGGCGGGCGGCAAGCCGGCCGCCTCCGGCCGGGAGGTGGCCGAACACTCGGACATCGTGTTTTCGATCCTCCTCAAGCCCGAGCACGTCGAGGAAAACACCCTCGGACCGAGGGGCATCGCGGCAGCGGCGAAGAAGGGCCTCATCCTCGTCGAAATGAGCACCATGTATCCGACCTGGCAAAAAGAGCTGGCGAAAAAACTGGAATCCCGGGGAATCGAGATGCTCGATGCGCCGATCTCGGGCTCCCACCCCAAGGTGGACTCGCGGACCATCTCCATCATGGTCGGCGGGAAAAAAGAAATTTTCGAGCGGGTACGGCCGATTCTCGATCCCCTGGCGGTCAGCGTCGTCCACACCGGACCGAGCGGAACGGGAGCGACGATGAAAATCGTCACCAACCTTTTCGTCAATTCCTCCATGGCACTTCTGGCGGAGATGGTCCTCCTCGGGGAGCGGGCCGGGCTGAGCGAACAGACCATGATGGAGTGCCTGGGCGCGGGATCTGTGCGGGGGGCCATGCTCGAACAGGCAGCGCCGCGCCTTTTCTCACGGGATTTTGTCCCGCGCGGCGCGGTGGAAATATTCGTCAAGGACATGGGGATGGCGATCGACCTCGCCAGCGAGCACGGCTTCGAACTGCAGATCGTCAAGGCGGGCCGGAAGATGTTCCAGCTGGCCGAGGCCGCCGGCTGGGGCAAGGACGACGCCGCCCGCGTGATCGAGGTTTATGAGGGAAAGGCCGGAAATTATTCGTAA